The bacterium sequence TTCACTTGCCCGGGGTCGAGGGCGTGATTGACCCGGCAAAAATCAGCCAGACGGCCCCCTTCAACAAGCTCGGAGTTTTCAAGGTCGGAGACAAGCAATACAAGGTTCACATGATGGCCGGCATCTGGTTCTACATTCCGGGCCAAATCACCGTCCCCGTCGGCTCTACCGTCGAGTTCATCGCGACCAGCAAGGACGTGGTACACGGGCTCTTCATCAAAGGCGCCAATATCAATCTCATGCTCCTGCCGGGCCAGGTGGCGCGGGCCAAGGCCCTCTTCGACAAGCCCGGCGAATACCCCTTCCTATGTCACGAGTATTGCGGAGCCGCCCATCACACGATGTGGGGCAAGGTTATCGTGAAATAGGGTACAGGAAAACACATGGTGAATCCGGAAACGACGAAAACCGATTCCTTCGCTGAAAACCGCCTGACGGGCGCCTACCTCATCGTCTCGATGATCGCCCTCCTCGGCGGCGTCGTCACCGGTCTCTTTCAGGCGCTCAATTACGGCGGCCATGATTTCTACCCCGCCCTCCAGCCCGTGATCCGCTCCTACTACCACGGCCTCAGCATTCACGGCGTATTGAACGTTCTCGTCTGGACAACGTTTTTCATATGCGGATTCCTGTGGTTCATCACCGCCCGCGCGCTTGATGCTCCGCCCGTCCGCCTCGCCTTCGGGTGGTTCACCTTCTGGTTCATGACCGGCGGCCTCATCCTCGCGGCGATCCCTCTCGTTCTCAATGAGGCAACCGTCCTCTTCACGTTCTATCCGCCGATGAAGGCGCACTGGGCCTTCTATATCGGCCTCACGCTGGTCGTGATCGGAACCTGGCTGGTCACCGTTCACCTTGCGCTCTGCGTGCGCGAGTGGAAGCGCCGCAACCCCGGCTCGCGCACCCCGCTTCCGGCCTTCATGTCCCTGATCACATTCGTCATGTGGACCATCGCCTCCCTCGGCATCGCCGCCGAGATGATTTTCATGATGATCCCCTGGTCGCTGGGGCTGGTGCAGGGGACCAACCCGCTGATGGCGCGAACGCTGTTCTGGTTCACCGGCCATCCCATCGTCTATTTCTGGCTCCTTCCCGCCTATGTTTCCTGGTACACCATCGTCCCGAAGCAGGCGGGCGGGCGCCTGTTCAGCGATCCCATGGCGCGGGCCAGCTTTCTCCTGTTCTTGATGCTCTCGATACCGGTGGGCTTCCACCACCAGTTCACCGACCCAGGCATCCAAGAGGGCTGGAAGTTTTTTCACGCCTTCCTCACGTTCGGGGTCTTTTTCCCGAGCCTGCTGACCTTTTTCAACGTGGTGGCCTCGCTGGAAAGCGGCGCAAGGGCGCGCGGCGGAAAGGGGTATCTCGCCTGGTTTCTCCGCCTCCCCTGGGGAGACCCCTCGCTCGCGGCCCAAGTGCTCTCCATGCTCATCTTCGTCTTCGGGGGAATCGGCGGACTCATCAACGCCTCGGTCTCCATGAACCTTCTCGTCCACAACACCGCCTGGGTTGTCGGACATTTTCACCTGACGGTCGGCGGCGCCGTCACGCTTTCCTTCATGGGGATCACCTACTGGCTGGTGCCGATGATCAGCGGGCGGCGGCTCTGGAGCAGAGGGCTGGCACTCGCCCAGGCCTGGCTCTGGTTCGGCGGGATGATCATCTTCTCGAACGCGCTCCACCGCCTGGGAATGATGGGGATGCCGCGGCGGACGATGATCGGCGCCGTTCCCTACATGCAGCCAGAATGGAAACCTGTTCTCCCGCTGGTGGGAATCGGGGGGACGATTCTGTTCATCAGCGCGCTTCTTTACTTCTTGAACCTTGCCTTGACGATCTGGCTCTCCCGGGCGCCTTCAACGGAAAAACTGGAATTCGCCGAATCACTCTCCGGCCCCGAGGACGCGCCGGCGATCATGGCCCGGCTCACCCCATGGGTGGCCGCCACCGTGGTGCTCATCGCGCTCGCCTACGGGCCCACTCTTCTCCGCCTGGCCACGACTACCCCGTTCAACATTCAGGCCTTCCGGGTGTGGTAAACCCTTCCCGAGACAAAGCGCGCCGACTTCCAAAAGAGCATACGAAAAAGGACCCCGGCTTTCGCCGGGGCCCTGAAGTCCGGTTCAATCTTCCGCCTATTCGATACGGAGGTTGTACCAGGTTGTCACCGACTTCTGGCCGTTCCGATCCCCTCGGCTGCCGTCCCAGACCGCAAAGGCAATCGGATGAATTGTCCCGGGCAGAAGCTGAACATCGTTTTTCTCTCCACTCTCAAGCGTCCGGGTGAAAACAACCCGCCACTTGCCTCCCCTCAGCCAACTTTCCGAACTCTTCAGATTTTGCCCCTCCGGCCCTTGCGGCTGGAGGGTGCCGAACCCGATGGCGTTGAGATCCATCACAGGACGGGCAAGGCGGGGAGAAGAAGTGGGATTCCCGGCCGCCCATGCCGAGATGAAAGGCGCGCGCGTCGCGGCGGTGGAGGCGATTTTCGCATGACCCATCTCTTTCCGCGGGTAAACACGGCCTGTCAACGGATAATCGTCCACCGCCATGCCCTTGTATTTCGCTTCAACACCCACATGCCGGCGGCCCATCGCCGCGTTCCAGTACCAGATGTTCACCAGGTTGTCGGCGGACCCCATGACGAAAAGAGGCGGAGACTTCTCGCGAAGCGAAAATTGGATCGCCGCGGCATCCCCAAAAGACTTGGTTGTGAGGATTGTCCTGTCGGGCGTCGAATCGGCCCATTCGAGGCGAATAGAAATGTTCGTCTCATCGTGAATGACCCGCACCTCCACTTCGAGAGGCGGGCGCCCGTCGTTGTGAAGCTGCATCATCGGAATTGAAACGGGAACGGCCCGGGCCCATCGCCTGTCATTTGCCTTGACCGGAACTTTGCCCTGCATCTTGTGGGCAGGAATAACACCTGTCCCGGGCTGCCAAAAATCGCGTCCCTTTGAAAAACGGCGCACATAATGGGCGAGCGCTATCAGATCCTCCTGCTTCTCCAGAATGTCGCCATGAGAAGGCATCGGAGTCCCCTCGATGCCCGTCATGACGCGCATCATGATGGATACGGGGTCGCCGCCTCCCTTGAAGACGCCGCGCGTGTAGTCGTTGGGCAGGATCGGCCGCCCCTTGTGGTCCCGCAGCGTCGGAGCACTTTCCCCCTTGCCGTCTCCCTTGTCACCATGACATTTGTTGCATCCGTATTTCAGGTAGGCCGCCTTTCCCTTCACGAGCCACGCCTTCGACACGGGCGGGACCTTGGCCGGCAGTTTGGGAAGCTCCTCGGCCCTCTCCTCAAAACCAGAGAACGACAGGACATATTCGGCCACCGCCTGCAAATCGTTGTCGGGTATGGAAATAAAACTCGGCATGGTTGAGCCCGGAAGCCCCAGCTTGAGGGTGCGAACGATATCCGAACGCTTGGGTGGTTCTCCCTGGAACGTGCTTCGGAATTTATAAATCTTCGACGTAAAATCCCGGGGCCCCGGGAAGAGAAGATATGCCGCCTCGCCGTCCCCCTTGCCCGAAATTCCGTGGCAGATCGCACATTCGCGCCCATACACCGCTTTCCCGCGGGAGACGAGTTGCGGGTCGAGCACAAGCTTCGCGGCAACGGCCGTCGCGGCAAAACCCAGAATTCCGAGGATCAAAGTCCCCGCCATGAGAATGTCTTTAAATTTCATCGGCCATCCCTCTCAATGAAGATCGGATGCGGCTCCCCCAGGAACTTGCCATTCCGTGGAATCCCATTCATCGGACGCCATCGGAAGAAACTCTCCGCGGGAAACGTCGGGCACCAATTCCGGATCGGCGGCAAGCGCCTTTTGCTCCGCTTTGATGAAATCACCGAGCAAGCGGGCAGCCGCCGAAAAAATTCCCTCCGGGTTTTTGCGCTCCAGCCGTGCGGCGAAAATGGGGGCCCATCTGGCGAGGTGATCCTCCAGGAAAGCGACCTGGGCATCGCGGCAAATC is a genomic window containing:
- a CDS encoding cytochrome c oxidase subunit II — translated: MKGSSSVYKYELMWILPSILLPVTMLGLLLYTTFGHGIHLPGVEGVIDPAKISQTAPFNKLGVFKVGDKQYKVHMMAGIWFYIPGQITVPVGSTVEFIATSKDVVHGLFIKGANINLMLLPGQVARAKALFDKPGEYPFLCHEYCGAAHHTMWGKVIVK
- a CDS encoding b(o/a)3-type cytochrome-c oxidase subunit 1, which produces MVNPETTKTDSFAENRLTGAYLIVSMIALLGGVVTGLFQALNYGGHDFYPALQPVIRSYYHGLSIHGVLNVLVWTTFFICGFLWFITARALDAPPVRLAFGWFTFWFMTGGLILAAIPLVLNEATVLFTFYPPMKAHWAFYIGLTLVVIGTWLVTVHLALCVREWKRRNPGSRTPLPAFMSLITFVMWTIASLGIAAEMIFMMIPWSLGLVQGTNPLMARTLFWFTGHPIVYFWLLPAYVSWYTIVPKQAGGRLFSDPMARASFLLFLMLSIPVGFHHQFTDPGIQEGWKFFHAFLTFGVFFPSLLTFFNVVASLESGARARGGKGYLAWFLRLPWGDPSLAAQVLSMLIFVFGGIGGLINASVSMNLLVHNTAWVVGHFHLTVGGAVTLSFMGITYWLVPMISGRRLWSRGLALAQAWLWFGGMIIFSNALHRLGMMGMPRRTMIGAVPYMQPEWKPVLPLVGIGGTILFISALLYFLNLALTIWLSRAPSTEKLEFAESLSGPEDAPAIMARLTPWVAATVVLIALAYGPTLLRLATTTPFNIQAFRVW
- a CDS encoding ethylbenzene dehydrogenase-related protein — protein: MKFKDILMAGTLILGILGFAATAVAAKLVLDPQLVSRGKAVYGRECAICHGISGKGDGEAAYLLFPGPRDFTSKIYKFRSTFQGEPPKRSDIVRTLKLGLPGSTMPSFISIPDNDLQAVAEYVLSFSGFEERAEELPKLPAKVPPVSKAWLVKGKAAYLKYGCNKCHGDKGDGKGESAPTLRDHKGRPILPNDYTRGVFKGGGDPVSIMMRVMTGIEGTPMPSHGDILEKQEDLIALAHYVRRFSKGRDFWQPGTGVIPAHKMQGKVPVKANDRRWARAVPVSIPMMQLHNDGRPPLEVEVRVIHDETNISIRLEWADSTPDRTILTTKSFGDAAAIQFSLREKSPPLFVMGSADNLVNIWYWNAAMGRRHVGVEAKYKGMAVDDYPLTGRVYPRKEMGHAKIASTAATRAPFISAWAAGNPTSSPRLARPVMDLNAIGFGTLQPQGPEGQNLKSSESWLRGGKWRVVFTRTLESGEKNDVQLLPGTIHPIAFAVWDGSRGDRNGQKSVTTWYNLRIE